The nucleotide window cccagctccctggACCCTCTGCTGAAGCTTGGGAAGGCCTGCGCTGCACGGCTCTTGGCAGGGCTGGGTCCCTGGGACCTTCAGGAGCTGACATCGAGGTCTGCCTGGCATTTCTGCTCTCAGAGGGGAACAAGAAGATCAGGAGGAACAGGTGACTACCCTGGGCCACCCAGTGGCCACAGCCCAGCTGGGATAAGTGGAGACTGGTGGTGAGGGCCCCGATGACAGCATGGGAGCTGTTGAAAGCCCAGCTAGGAATCCCACAGGAGTTAGAGGGCAGCCCTCATCATACCTGGAACCCTATAACCCACTCCAGGACCCAGTGGAAATGTTAAAcgaaaaaaaaagcatctgaacAGACGCTGTGGCCCAAGGCTAGCAAGCACATTCCGTGTCTACCAGGACAGCCGTGGGACTTAGTGGACTAtgtggaaagaggagaaggaagtagATTTCTGGGTTTTTGGGGAGAAACCAGTCAGTGAACAAATTCCCCCAGTTATATAAAAGTTGACTTGAGATCTGAAAAAAATGGGCAGGTGAAGAAACCACATCTGTGGCTGCTCTTACCAAATCCAGCATGTGGTCTTATTCTGTTGGCCAGAAGGGTCAAGGTCACTCCTGGAAAGTGAGGCCAGAGCCATCCCTGGTGATCAGCCAGGCCCTGTGGGTTTCTGGCTCCAGCTCGATTCTCAGGCACAGGATTCTCCTGGGAGCACAGGTATGGAGCCAGGCTAGGCAAGGCATCTACCCATGGTCTTGTATCCTCCTTCTTCTGAGAGGGGCCACGCCTGGGCCTCCTGATCCAGACCGGCCCcctacttcctggctgtgtgacttggggcagATTGTTTAATCTTACTAAATCCCAGGGGCCTCCTGGGTTGTACCAGGACAGGTCCCTGACTAGGttgagggcaggaaggggcagcACCTTATAGGTTGGGGCCACCAGCTGCCTAACTGCTTCCCTGAACCTCAGATCACAGTTCCAGGAGGTTGAAGCAATCAGGACTCAATTTGGTTGCGAATGACAGAAGTCACTTTGAAGTGCCTCCAGTGAAGATGGGAACTTATTGAGCCTTGATACCAagaattccaggaataaatctggCTTCGGCCCCAGCTAAACCCAGGGGCTCCAAAAAATGTGCATCTTCAGGGCTCCTGATGGcccagttagttgagtgtcctgattctagatttcagctcaggtcatgatctcagggtcatgggatcaagctccgtgtcaggctttatgttcagtgtggagcctgcttaagattctctgtgtctctccctttctctctttccctctttccctctgttcctttccgctgctcgtgctgtctctctctctctctctctctctctctctctctctctcaaaaaacaaatgtgCACCTGTCTCCATCCTAGAGATCTGTTTTGCTCTGGACTGCCTCACTCTTGGacagctcctccccaccccaccccaaagtTGACAAGAGGGTCCGCAGCATCACCAGTCTACCCTCCAGACAGCTGTGCCACCAGACAGGGAAGAAGCTCATCTTTTCTGATCTCTCCCATGTCCCTGAGCAGGTTGTCAAGAGCTCAGCATGAGCCACATGCTGATTCCTGAACCAATCCCAGGACCAGGGGGACCTAGTGGCAATGTGGTCCAGGTCACATAACTAGTCCCAAAGCAGGAGGGAGAATGCGCTAGCAGATGCAGATACCTCCACAGGGGTCCTAGCATCCATGCCACTCCTCACTGGGGAGCTGGATGGGAGATAGATCTGGAAGCTGCTAGGATCCCAGGGCTCCTGGTGTCTTGGTGCTTGCAGAGGGCCTGATGACACCATGCTGTTCCCACCTCAGTTACATAGGGTGGGACTCGAGTTCCCATCTCTGGGCTGGGGCAGAACAGCCTCATCTCCAGACTCCAAACTCCAGCTATCATTGTCAGCAGTGGGACCTTTGCACATGCCTGAACTTCCCTTCTCCAGTCTGTTAACTTCCTCTGGCAAGCTGCCCTGGGTCTACACTGACCTGTACCaactccagccccagcccagtcCCAGGCAGAgtctggccccctccccaccaacctgccctgccccctccctgtctcccaatCCCAACCTGGAATGTTCTTGTTCTCCTGGTGTCACTGGATTAATGTCTGCCTCCCACCACTCCGTAAGTGCCACATGAGTCCCTGGAATGGACTATTTCCACTCATCATTAAGTCCCATTAAGCATCAGGACAGGTATGAAGCAGCTGCTTAGGAATGagggaatgaatggatgaacgaaATGAAAGTGACCCTGCAGAGTGAAGGGTGAAAGGCAAACACAGCTGCTCCAGAACCGGTTCCACTGTTTCCCAGCAGGATGACTCAACCAAACCCCTTCCTTACTgtggctgagcctcagtttcctcaacggGCAAGTGGGTAAACCAAACACCTTCTCCCCCGTAGGACCTGCAGAGCCCTGGTGAAGCTACAGAGATTAATTACATCAGGAAAAATGCCAGAGACAAGACGTAAAAAGTTTCGTTTTGTGCTCTAACACGACTGGGGAGGATCTGTTTAGaatatcaagatttttttttttttaagtaaaataaaaaacaccagaTGGCTTCAGAGTACGCCAGTGTTGGGCCAGTTCTCGTGACCTTCCTCGGGAGACCGAGGCCCGGAgcgcagtggggaggggaggagacggCCAGGAACCAGGGCGGAGGAACTCAAGTCTCAGTGACTCACAGCTGGGCCCCATTCGGGCTCTAGGCGGGTGGGCGGAGAAGCCCCTGGCTTGTGCAGGCCAGTGCGCTGAGGACAGGTCCGCCAGCGCTGCTCACAGGTCCGCCAGTGCTGCTCCGGGAGGGGGTGGTTCCCTGGGTCGCTCCTGCTTGGCTCACGACCTGGGGGGAATCCTCATCTTGAAGCTCCGGCTCTCCAGGAAATCCCGGGTTCGAATTCTGCCACTGCCAGAATTTGTCAATTCCGGCTGCCCTGTTTTGGCAAAGTCGCTTTCCACCTCAGAgggggcctcagttttctcatttatcaaTCAGGCTCTAGAGTTCTCTCCTTACAGAGAGGGGACCAGGCTTGAACACCTACAGTGTGCAGCGATTCTGGTGCCCTCGGAGAAGCCCGGCAAACAGAAGGGCGCACAGGGGAACACGTGCGTCACGCCCGCCATTGTGCTCTGCGTCTTAATCCTCACCAGGACCAGGCAGGTAGGTTCCATtgtcatcccattttacagaatgggaaactgaagcacaaagcgATTCAGTCCCCTGTCCAAGGTCCCACGCCTAGACCGAGCCTGAGTCTGGGTCTGAACTCAGACGGTCTCCACCCCCCGGTCCATCTTCAGGACCCGACACCCAGGCGTTATAGACCGAACTTGAGCCTGGGAGCCGCCCCTCGCCCAGTTGCCTGACTCCTGGGGGCCCAGTCCCCACCGTTGTCACGACAACCGGGGACCAATGGGGAGCAGGCAGGCGGGAGGAGGCCCCGCCCTGGCCCCGCCTCTGGCGGAGGGCTCCGAGCTATAAGGTCCTGAGGCCGAGCGGCGGGAGTCCAGGCCCGCGGAGCGCCAGGCGCGCACGGAATTCCGAGTGTCCAGAGCGCGCAGAGTCCCAGAGCCGCGAAGGGCGCAAGCAGCAGCCACGATGTGCGGTGAGTGTGGTGGCCGCGGGTTCCGGCTCCCCAGTCTCTCGGCGCCTGGGCCCGAGAGCCGGGCGCCGGGGACCCGGAGGTGGTGCGGGATGGGGGCATCGATCTGTCCAGGTCCGAGAAGGGGCTTTCACCGACCGGGCctgcctccttctgccccttgTCTCCGAGTGGGTGtcccagggaggggtgggggagaagggtgcCCAACCCTGGTGTCGGACTTGGTGAGGGCGACCCGGCCCGGCCGCCCACGGAGGGGACGAAATTGGTCCTGTCCCGGGCCTGGACCCTCACAACACAGAGgtatccttcctccctccccccatgtcCAGTGAGAAAAGCACCCCAAGTCGCCCACAAAGGCGGCCACGCGCAAGCTCACGCATCCGGGGCGCGGGGTGCCCAGCACTGCTCTCAGCCCACCGCGCCCACCCAGGAGAGGCGACCCCACCTGCAACCTCCCGGAAGCCGGCCCGGCTCGCCCCCGTGGCGTCGGGAGCTGCCCTCGTGCGCTCGGGAAGGGCCTGTGCGTTCTCCTCGCGTGCCAAAATGAACCTCTTGTCCCTAGAAGGGTCGATTCCATGTTGCCACCTCTTTGCTGAAAGAGCTCTCGGCGAGGCTTGGGGGGAAAGGCAGCATGGACCGCCGAGCCTCGAGGCAAAGCTGGGAGAAGGAGTCCGGGACGAGGAGTGGGGCTGGGCTCCGGCGTCCTGAACACCGCGGCGCCTCGGCGCTGTCCCGGGAGACTGCTGGGCCATGGCGAGAGCTGCTGCGGCCCTGCGCGCACATCTGCAATTCCTTACTCTCCTGGCTGGGCCGCCTCCGCTGGCTGGGGAGAGGGCCGGGAACTTGTGCTGGGACAAAAGGTCActgtgccttttttattttttttccttgagtagGATTCAGTTACCCATTCCAGCCTCCTGTGGCTGGAGGACCTGGTGGAACTTTTGAAGCCATGAAAGGCCTCTGTCTGACTTCGCCGAGGGCTGTGGGGCGGGATGTGCCAGCGGTGAGCCCTGGGCCAAGATCTGTACAGTCCTTGTTTCTGAGGCCAACGGCTCCTGAAAGTGTAAAAGAACCACTGACCAAGGAGCCCACAGCTCACTTTGGGATGCAGACTCCCCCAGGCCAAGCGGGCATCAATTTAAATTCCTGAACTTTCAACAAAAATCTCCGGGCTACAGGGCATCGTTAACAATGTATAGGGCTGCCTTGGAtgtttccagagagagagagagagaagaagaagaagcaaaggTGGCAGTTTTGCCAGAAGCCCTTTGGGTTCTAAACCCTTCAGTGTGGCATTCAAGGCCCCTGGCCAACTGGTGGCCTTAAGTGGGCATCAATTTAAATTCCTGAACTTTCAGCAAAAATCTCGGGGCTCCAGGGCATCGTTAACAATGTATAGGCCTGCCTGTGGATGTTTcccgcgagagagagagagagagagagagagagagagaagaagaagaagcagcagcaaaggTGGCAGTTTTGCCAGAAGACCTTTGGGTTCTAAACCCTTCAgtgtggcattcaaggcccttggCCAACTGGTGGCCTTAGAGCCAGACTAGTGCACTGACCAAGACCCTTGCTCTGCCTCTCCAGCACTGGcaatttccctcctttctcctctcaggTGCCCTTCTGGGCCCGCCTCTCCCCCAGCCTGCCTTCCTGCTTCCATCTTGCATCTAGCTTTCTCTGTTGTCTCTCTGAGCCCATCTCTGCAAAGAGAGATGGGCTCAGACTCTCCAAATCTGGGGTCCTGTTCTGCTCTCTTAAAGGGCTGCATATGTCTTGTCCCCTAAGGAAAGGATGAGCTTTGGCCCTGTGACTACCTATATCCTTACatcaagcccccccaccccagcctatCCCACCCACCTTGCAGCCCTTGGTTAAGTCAAGGAGTGATATCCAACGTGGGAAAGTTATTTCTTTTCACCTGGGTGCTAATGTGTCATTTACagagcccctccccgcccccgacACTGGCTGAGCACCCCTTGCATGGAGAAGGCCATCCCAAGTCAAACCTGACAATAGCTGCTGTCGAGAATTAAACACGTTGTtctcgttttttgtttgtttgtttgtttctggataATGGCCTGTGTGTGCATGACAAGTGAcactggttttcctttttatggttgtgtTCTTTTGTGGAGCATTTATGTCAGTTTTCAAACACTTGgtcaattttatagaaaaatgttaAGGCAATGATTGTGTACTTGGTACAAGGACAGGACAGAAATTGTGAAGAAGCTCCTGGAATAAGTCGCTTACCCTCGTCAACTTTCCATTTGGGAAACTGGCAGCCGAAGGGGTCTGCGCATGCCTATGTCTGAGCAGGAGCAGTCTTCGGTCTTCTCTCTGGGCTGGCTGTGTCCCTGCTGTGATCTGCCACCTCGAATGCCACCTGTGATGTGGTCACATCTTCAGGGCTGTTCCGTCCATGGTCAGCAGGGGTTGAGCTGAGAGCCTTCCCTTCAGCTGCTAATGACCAGGCTTAGGTTGGCTCTTACTCCCCGTTGTCTACGCCACTTCTCCTGCAGAAACCTGGACCCAGTGCTAGCTGACCCTGCACACACTGAGAAGATGTCCCTCAGAGCTTCAGTGCACTGAGAGTTTAGCTGAGGGACAGGTACGTTTTGTTGACATCTGAGAGACGCTGGCATGTTGCTGTCTGCCAATAGAAAGGTTACTATCTTCccattcctcctctccttccttctttgctcagCCATTAATGAAGTGCTGCTCCTGGAGAGGTCCTGTGTTTTCCAGGCCCTGGGGCCACATGGGCACGAGCCTCCCCTCAGAGAAGGGGCAAGGAGTTGGAGAGGCAGGTGGTCACCAAGCAGGGATGGGGTAGCTCACTAGGTAAAAGCTGCCACAGAGAGAAGACATCTGACACAAGCCACAGCCTGGTAACTCTGTGCCAAACCAGTCGGCAGACATCTTTCTGTGTGGTACACAGGGCTTAAACTTTATGTTTTGAAGTCTTCCATTACAAAATTGGGAGATTTCACATAAGTAGGGAGGATTTTCAAGTTCTCTTGAAAAAATCTGAAGATGAGCAGCCCTGAGTTATATATATCTGAATAATGCACGGTGGCCCCTAGGATGATGGGTGCTAGCTCACCAGTCCTCCTGCCCAGCTGCCTCACTCACTGATGTTACCTGATGGCCCACACGCAGTCTGAGTTGAGACCCCAGCACAGCAGAGGCAGGGAGCACTAACTTTCCCAGGAACAGTACTGCAAGAGCCTGGCCTCAAGTATGAGCTCCACAGAGAGAAGAGGGTGACAGGTGTGCCAGGCTGAGAGCACAGCATGTTCAAGGGCATGGCGGTGTAGACCATGCATGCATGAGAGTTTGGCAAAAAGGATTGCACTTACCATccgtgaattctttttttttttaatgttttatttatttttgagagagagagagagagcatgcaaggaggggaggggtagaaagaggggggcagagaatccgaagcaggctctgcactgacaacagggaccccagtgtgggacttgaactcacaaaccatgagatcatgagctgagcttatgtcgagtcagacgctcaaccaagtgagccacccagttgcaCCCCCATCCATGAATTCTTAAATCTGCCCTATCTTTTACTCCTGCATTTAGTAATTTatgagaggggaggaaaaaaacttGGCCATGGAAAATTAGCAAATTCTTAGATTTTGCTAGAAGGTAAAAAGACTTTGAAGTCGTTATCTTTTGTCTTAGTTGGTATATTAGTTTCCgctggctgctgtaacaaattagcacagACTTGTTGCTttaaaacaacctaaatttattttctcacagtttcggaggctagaagtccaaaactCAGTTTTATGggaccaaaatcaaggtgtcagcagggccccACTTTCTCTGGAcactctagggaagaatctgtcccttgcctcttccagctttggTGGCTGCCAGCATCCCTCGGCTTGCATCTCTTGATTCCAGTCTGTGCCTCTGTGGTCACCTCACCTTCTCTTCCATGTCAAatgtccctctgcctccctttcatAACAATACTTGTGACTGCATTTAGGGCCCAACTGGATAATACAGGAAAGtctcccatctcaagatctttaatttaatCATATCTCCAAAGACCTTTTTGCATCAAGATATTTTTATAgcttccagggattaggacccGATATCTTTGAGGGccattgtttatttatccattatccaataatttttaaaaacatttttaatgtttatttcgagagagagagagtatgtgatcaggggaagggcagagagagaggtagacacagaatccaaagcaggctccaggctctgagctgtcagcccagagcctgacccagggcttgaaggcttgaactcatgaactgtgagatcatgacctgagctgaaggcagacgctttaccgactgagacactcagcTTCCCCTATCCATTATCCAATAATTTATCCATTATTATTTGGGCTCTGGCTTTTAGGTGACTTCCCCAAGAATAGTCCAGTGTTGCTAATCTCAGATGGTCAAGTCATGGCCACAGGGATGTTGGCCAGAGGCTACCAGTCTCCCCTCTATGTCTGACACACACATGGAAGTGCCCTGGTCCCAGAACTTGCAGACTGGACCCACCATAGTCAGAAGGTGAATGTAGGCATCAGTTAAAGACCCCATCCTTCACTGGCATGGTGCTACATACCCCGTTTGACCAAATAGTTTCCAGTTTTTCTAGAAGTCAGGGCTTGTGTCCTGTAAATATGGCACTCACTCCATTTGGCCTCCATGCATGTAGATATTCTTCCTACTCATCTCTTCCCTGTGAGAAGCAGGTGTGGTTTCATTCCCCAGAATCAAAAGGGgccaggacacacacacacacacacacgcacgcacgcacgcacacacacacacacacatgtctatCTGCTTGCACAGCAGTCTTTAGGAGAGCTTGTCATGAGCTTAGGGGGGTTGTCTCTCATTTCAGCTGAGGAAACAGAGTTCCAGGGAGTTTACAAGACACAGGGGAGAGCTCAGACTTCTTCTGGCTCTGGGATATCTAACACTCCTTTCCTCCCTGTAATGGTTCAGTTCATGGAAGGGTACCTCAGAAGGGGCTGGACTGGAGTTCTTGGGGAACAGACTCTGGGGTCAGATTGCTTGCCTTGCTATGTCCCCAAGCCACAAGAGCCTCGCCAAACAGAGCCTCTGCTCAGGGATGTGCTGCTAAATGTTTGACCACCGGCTCACCATGGCTAATTTCAGGTCATCAATGTGAAGTCCCTGATGGTGGAGTTGAGAAGAGGTGCATATGGTTGGCTCACGGAAGCCAGTCCTAGAAGTTCCCAAACCCTGCTGGCATCGTGCCCACAAGACCACTGTGTGCACTCTCAGACAGACGGCTTCCCAGAAGCCATCTGGGGAGGGGCTCAGGGCTGGAAGTGatcttcccacctcctcctccccttcatcACGCCATTCCTCCATCAGTTGGTCTTATTCACTGGGGGTTTCCCAAGTTCACAGGAACCTTCTGGAAATTCGGTGATGTAACATTAGCAGACAGTGCTTTTACATTGAaggattattttcatatttagtgAAATTTGCTCGTAAAGGGAGATGGACTGGAGGTTACAAACACCCTtgggagaaagttctggagattgatgCAAAAAAGAAGCAAGTTGATCTGATCggctgtctctttctttttccaaggaaatatttcaccaaaaaaagtttgactttatttttacGGCCAAGTTTTGGCAGTTTAAACGAGACTTCACACTTTCTTGAAAGCGTGTTTTAGTACAATTTAGAGTATATGTTGTTTCTCCCTTTGCTCTTTGTGAAATCCTGAAATGATAAGGACAACaagaacttttttcttaaaaatagaaatgccttGCCCACATTTACTGCAGGAAGTGGAGTCTCCTGTTATCACAGGGATTCCAGTGATATGGCAAACTTTAACCCATGGGGTCCCAGAGAAGCCAGAGGCAGGGTGAGGCCGTCCTCAGAGGAGCCAGTTCCCTTCTGACCTTGAGCCAGGCTTTGGGGTCCCTGTGTCTTTGTGTGAGAACACTGCCATGGGACCTCTCGTCCCCTTGGCACCTCTGCCTTTGGTCTTGCTTCTGCGAGGAGGCAGCAGGAATTGTAGTCCCCATGCATCAATATGGTGCTGCCCAGAGAGGTCACAGCCTCCACTGTGGTCCTCTTGGTTGGCCCAGTGGCCTCCCTGACCTGGGGGCCTCACCCAGGAGAGTAGACCTGCTCCATAACTAACACACCACATACAAATACCCAACAGTCAAacccacactcacacccacacgcactcacacacacccaACACTCAAacccacactcacacccacacactcacacccacacacacaccctcaatgCTCAAACCCACACTCACACCTATACACACTCATACTCCACACTCAAACCCACACTCACACCCATACACACTCACACCCACCCAACACTCAAACCCACACTCATATCCACACCCACCCAACActcaaacacacactcacacctatACACACCCAACATTCAAacccacactcacacccacacacactcacactcactccACACTCAAACCCACACTcatacccatacacacacacacccaacactCAAacccacactcacacccacacacactcacactcactccACACTCAAACCCACACTCacacccatatacacacacacccaacactCAAACTCACACTCACACCCACCCAACACTCAAACCCACACTCATATCCACACCCACCCAACACTCAAACCCACACTCACAcccatacactcacacacacaacagtcaaacccacacacacatacctaacACTCAAACCTATACTCACACCTATACATGCTCATACTCATACACACCCACAGACACCCAACACTCAAACCCACATTCACACCCACACATGCTCATACTCATGCACACTCACACCCAACACTCAAATACaaattcacacatacacatgcacactcataCTCTCACACACACCCAACACTCAAACACACATTCGCATCCACTCATATATACTCACATACCCCAACAcgctcactcacacacatacacaccctgaTACTCAGACActcacatgtatacacacattctcacaaacacacatgctcaggaattttgtgagaaagaaatcCAACTGGCATGTCTTCTGCCTGGGTGGAGAGTAAGCCGACTTGAGAACTGGACTAGTATCTAATCTGTACTAGGCTCGTGGACTAAGAAGGTCAGCCCCTTCAGTGCCGAGAAGCATGGGATGGTGGTGGAGAAAGCACCCTCAGTCCTGGGGAGGGGACGGGGGGTGCCCAGCCCGGCTGGGTGGTAATGTGCACCCGTGGAGTGAGCCCCTAACCCTTGGGGGATGCAGGCTGGATCTCTGCCTCGAACCGTCCACCCTCACTTACAGTGAGGGCAGGCCTTTCATTGGGAAGCTAATGCctagagggaaggagagattttCCAAAACTGTAGTCACAGATTCATAATACAGACCCCAGCCTGCCCACTGTGAATTTGACCTCTTCCCTCATCCTCCAGGCCTCAAATAGCCCCTGCTCCTCTCCGCCACCCCAGGCATTCCAAGGGTTATAAAGAAGATTCTAGGAGTTTGGTGCTCTCAGTTTTGGCTATGTGTCCGGGGAACTTGGCCTCCCGATTTGATCATTGTCGTCATTTGTCACTCCGAGGCTGAGAGTCCCCTGCCTGCATGGAAGGACCTCATTGTGGTGCCTTTCATCCTGAGTTCCAGTATGATCTTTCATGCTGTTTGCAGAGGGTGTGTTGGATCCCCCAAGACCCCAAGGTGAGCCAGGCAGAGGGGCCACTAGTCTCCATCCTGCCTCCATCTGGAGCTTTTCCTGGGGTTTAATttggcttttctccttttcactcACTTTCCCCATGTGATTTAAGAGTAGGGCCCTGGGAAGCTGTTTGGAAGCTCTGGATGCCAGAGTGGGGTGTGGGCACGGGGCAGGTGCTGAGCTGGGGTGGTTGGGCCAGAGTGGCCTCTGTCCCAAGGCTAGGCATTTCTTTAAGCCACCTCAGGAGGGATCTTACCGTCTTGCCtgtgcaagggagggagggacacaggaggAGCCAGACTTGCTGTAGTTGCCGTGAcccggaggggcagagaaagtggagTCAGAAGCAGGAATGTCTGGTGGGGGCCAAGAAGAAGTCTCCCAGGGATCGAGAGAGGGCATGGCAGCATGGCCTGGACCCCACCAGGGGAGCTCAGAGGTTTTTTCATCAGGGTGGGCATCTCCCCCCAAAAACCAAGTCACCTCTATGGGAGCTATTTCTCACTCCTTGGGGTAGGACCGTAAGACAGGGCTTATGCTGATTTGGGGGGAGCACCAGGGAGACAACCTGCAGTCACTCAGATAAACCCGGCTGTGACTCACTACAAGAGCCAGAGGTACTCTGTCTGTCCATGGGAACCACAGCCTTGGCACAGGACGTCATGAGGATCAGACAAGATAAGGTTCTGAAAGTATTGGCTTCCTGTGCATCCCCCGCATTTTCTACGTGGGCACCTCACACTACCCAGAAGTGGGAACACCCCTGGGTGACCCTGAGCCCGCCCTTTTATACATGGGAAGGTGTGCTCAGGCAGAGTTTCCCCTCCTTGTGCCCATCGTTCTTCTGGGTGAGCGGGACTGGGGAGTCATGGAGAAGTCTGCAAAGTCAGACTGGGCTGGATGACAATCCCATACCCCCCAATATCTCATTCATAGAGCC belongs to Acinonyx jubatus isolate Ajub_Pintada_27869175 chromosome A1, VMU_Ajub_asm_v1.0, whole genome shotgun sequence and includes:
- the LOC128315007 gene encoding uncharacterized protein LOC128315007; translation: MHKDQPPQLPGPSAEAWEGLRCTALGRAGSLGPSGADIEVCLAFLLSEGNKKIRRNSSRDLPRETEARSAVGRGGDGQEPGRRNSSLSDSQLGPIRALGGWAEKPLACAGQCAEDRSASAAHRSASAAPGGGGSLGRSCLAHDLGGILILKLRLSRKSRVRILPLPEFVNSGCPVLAKSLSTSEGASVFSFINQALEFSPYREGTRLEHLQCAAILVPSEKPGKQKGAQGNTCVTPAIVLCVLILTRTRQDPTPRRYRPNLSLGAAPRPVA